CATTTGATACAATCCTCCTAACTTTATACTAAAAACTATTATATCACAACTATACTTTTACTTCTATCCTTTTCAAGTCAAACTCTTGTTTTAACCTAAATCTTACTACCATTACACATAAAAACAATAGCAATGTTTCACGTGAAACATTGCTATTGTTTTTATGTGTAGTATAAATCCCATTAATGTTTCACGTGAAACATTAATAAATATTTACAATATTATTCTTAATAGCATAAACGGCTGCTTGTGTTCGATCTGAGACTTCTATCTTCTTAAAAATATTCGACACATGATTTTTCACTGTTTTTTCACTGATACATAATTCATCAGCAATCTCCTTATTTAAAAAACCAAGGGTAATAAGCTTTAAGACCTCTGTCTCACGTCGTGTCAGCTTATGATGGCGAACTTGATAATCAAGTTCTCCATTAATCTTTTTAAATAGCAAGGACGCCATATTGGGCTGAATATAAGACTCTCCACTGTGTATTGAACGAATGGCTTTAATCAAGACATCTGATTCTGAATCTTTGAGAACATATCCTTCGACGCCGATTTCAACTGCTCTATACAAATACTCGACTTCATTATGAATGGTAAGCAACAATACATCAACATCACTCTTCATCTTTTTTAATTCTTCTAATACTTCTAAACCATTCATCACCGGCATATTAATATCTAATAATACAATGTCCGGTTTTACTTCAAGAATTTGCTTTATTGTTTCCTTACCATCACCGGCCTGAGCCACTACTTCTATATCATCTTCTAATTCAATTAACTGTTTTAACCCTTCACGAATCATGGAATGGTCATCGGCAATTAACACTCTGATTTTATCCACTTTATTCCTCCTAACCTCTCTCCTTATTATCTACTGGCAATCTTACAAATATAGAAGTTCCTTGACCCATCTTCGATGAAAGAACAAACTTTCCTGCCAATAAATTAACCCTCTCCTGCATAATCGATACCCCTAACCCTGTATGTGTTAAAGGATCTTTTTTGATTTGATTTATATCAAATCCACACCCGTTATCTGTAATACGTATTTCTGTATATCGATTACAAAATATCAAGTCAATAATTACCTCATCTGCTTTTGCATACTTTTGAATATTATTCAGTGATTCTTGGACAATACGAAACAATGTCAAAGAGTTGATTTTTTGTACATTCTCTGATTGAAGATTATCCAAATATTGAATATTCAGTTGAATCGAAAAATTATTAATTGATTCAACTTTGTCAATATAGCGTTCCAATGTTGGTACTAAACCTAGATCATCAATCGACATAGGTCTTAAATTATAAATCAACTCTCGCGTTTCACCAATGGTATCATGGATGTGACCACGTAATATCTGCATCTCCATTTTTGCTTTATCAATATCTTTATCAATAAGTTTTAAGCAAATTTCTGCTTTAAAACTAATATTACTTAAACTTTGTGCTGGCCCATCATGTAATTCTCTAGCTACTCTCTGACGTTCTTCTTCTTGTGCATGAATAATACGATACCCTAATAAACGCTCATTTTGATACTGACCTAAATGCTCTGTAAGATCTTTTAAACTACCATGCAACATGTTATGGGCTAGCTCAAAATCATTGGATAATTTATCTGCTTTATCAACAATATTCCTAACGGATTTCAAGTGCAATTCTAATTCGTTACGTCGCTTGACAATGTTCATCTCCCGTTCTCTTTCAAGAACAAGTTGTACACGTAAATGATCAGTTTTTTCATATATCTTCTTCATATCTTTTTCAGAATAACTATCATAATTTTTATTTACAATAATTAACTTTGATTTACTGATTCGATACTCTTGATCCAATTTTTCTACACGTTCAATAAGCTCACTTGCCTCAATACGTAGCTTCAAAAATTCATCTTCAAGCTCTTGATATTCTTTTTTTGCAAAATGGCTTATTTCTTTAATCTCTGTACCACTTTGCTGTATAGAAATAATCGTTGTATCAATAATCTCATCAAGCCGCTTATTTTCTTTAAGATTCATTTTTTTGTCCATAGAATTACATCCTTTGTCCAGTATACTTAATTATAGCATTAAATACCTAGTGTATACAAGTATTTCCTACTAGGACAACATACCTATAAAACTGCATAAATCCAATGAAGATGTATTATATGGTTGTATTTTATATCATTTTACGTCATAATAAATATAAAGTCATTTGATATAATTAGGAGGTCAAATACATGAAAAAAAATCATTGGATTATTCCATTAGCACTAACTGGTTTTTCCATTCATCTCTTCAATAATCGTTTGTTTAATAATGCCAAAGAAAAAATACAACATAAAGAAAAAAATTATAAAACCTATGCTTGGAAATTTGGGACTATTCATTATCGTCAAACCGGCTCCGGCTCACCGCTGCTTTTAATTCATGATACCTTTTCCGGGGCATCTTCTGTCGAATATGAGCGTATTATTCAGCAACTTTCAAAAAAACATGAGGTATTTGCTCTAGATTTGTTAGGTTTTGGATTTTCTGAAAAAGCAAATATCACATACACAGGTTATCTATATGTTCAGCTAATTCATGATTTTATTGTGGAGGTTATTGGCCAAACCCATGTTGATATTATTACCTCCGGTAATAGCCATATTTTTGCTTTGTTTGCTTCGCATCAAACCAATGACCTTATTCGAAAGTGTATTATGATTAGCCCACCTGGTTTAGCTAAAATTGCATTGAACCCATCCAAGAAAAATTATACTTTAAAATATCTACTTGAATCACCTTATATCGGTAC
This sequence is a window from Vallitaleaceae bacterium 9-2. Protein-coding genes within it:
- a CDS encoding response regulator transcription factor, which translates into the protein MDKIRVLIADDHSMIREGLKQLIELEDDIEVVAQAGDGKETIKQILEVKPDIVLLDINMPVMNGLEVLEELKKMKSDVDVLLLTIHNEVEYLYRAVEIGVEGYVLKDSESDVLIKAIRSIHSGESYIQPNMASLLFKKINGELDYQVRHHKLTRRETEVLKLITLGFLNKEIADELCISEKTVKNHVSNIFKKIEVSDRTQAAVYAIKNNIVNIY
- a CDS encoding sensor histidine kinase, which codes for MDKKMNLKENKRLDEIIDTTIISIQQSGTEIKEISHFAKKEYQELEDEFLKLRIEASELIERVEKLDQEYRISKSKLIIVNKNYDSYSEKDMKKIYEKTDHLRVQLVLEREREMNIVKRRNELELHLKSVRNIVDKADKLSNDFELAHNMLHGSLKDLTEHLGQYQNERLLGYRIIHAQEEERQRVARELHDGPAQSLSNISFKAEICLKLIDKDIDKAKMEMQILRGHIHDTIGETRELIYNLRPMSIDDLGLVPTLERYIDKVESINNFSIQLNIQYLDNLQSENVQKINSLTLFRIVQESLNNIQKYAKADEVIIDLIFCNRYTEIRITDNGCGFDINQIKKDPLTHTGLGVSIMQERVNLLAGKFVLSSKMGQGTSIFVRLPVDNKERG